The following are encoded in a window of Manihot esculenta cultivar AM560-2 chromosome 8, M.esculenta_v8, whole genome shotgun sequence genomic DNA:
- the LOC110620283 gene encoding mitochondrial inner membrane protease subunit 2 isoform X2 gives MGSRSFLWSLAKNYFTVGLIGLTISDRYASIVPVRGNSMSPTFNPQTSTFLGSSDDDYVLLEKFCLQKYKFSHGDVVVFSSPSNHKEKLIKRIIGLPGDWIGTHSHDVIKVPEGHCWVEGDNLLSSMDSKSFGPCK, from the exons ATGGGATCTCGCAGCTTTTTGTGGAGTTTGGCAAAGAATTACTTCACAGTTGGGCTCATAGGGCTTACCATTTCAGATCGATATGCTAGTATTGTTCCAGTGCGAGGCAACTCTATGTCTCCCACCTTTAATCCCCAAACCAGTACCTTTTTGGGATCATCCGATG ATGACTATGTCCTGTTAGAGAAGTTTTGCCTTCAGAAGTACAAATTTTCACATGGTGATGTGGTAGTATTCAG CTCCCCAAGTAATCACAAGGAGAAACTCATAAAGCGAATTATAGGCTTACCAGGTGACTGGATTGGCACTCATTCACATGATGTGATCAAGGTTCCAGAAGGACATTGTTGGGTTGAGGGAGACAACTTACTTTCTAGCATGGATTCAAAATCTTTTGGCCCG TGCAAATGA
- the LOC110620283 gene encoding mitochondrial inner membrane protease subunit 2 isoform X1 — protein sequence MGSRSFLWSLAKNYFTVGLIGLTISDRYASIVPVRGNSMSPTFNPQTSTFLGSSDDDYVLLEKFCLQKYKFSHGDVVVFSSPSNHKEKLIKRIIGLPGDWIGTHSHDVIKVPEGHCWVEGDNLLSSMDSKSFGPIPLGLINGRVTHIVWPPPRMGGVETRIPVGRFSSN from the exons ATGGGATCTCGCAGCTTTTTGTGGAGTTTGGCAAAGAATTACTTCACAGTTGGGCTCATAGGGCTTACCATTTCAGATCGATATGCTAGTATTGTTCCAGTGCGAGGCAACTCTATGTCTCCCACCTTTAATCCCCAAACCAGTACCTTTTTGGGATCATCCGATG ATGACTATGTCCTGTTAGAGAAGTTTTGCCTTCAGAAGTACAAATTTTCACATGGTGATGTGGTAGTATTCAG CTCCCCAAGTAATCACAAGGAGAAACTCATAAAGCGAATTATAGGCTTACCAGGTGACTGGATTGGCACTCATTCACATGATGTGATCAAGGTTCCAGAAGGACATTGTTGGGTTGAGGGAGACAACTTACTTTCTAGCATGGATTCAAAATCTTTTGGCCCG ATTCCTTTGGGGTTAATTAACGGCAGGGTTACCCACATTGTATGGCCTCCGCCGAGAATGGGTGGGGTTGAGACAAGAATCCCTGTGGGCAGATTTTCttctaattaa
- the LOC110620633 gene encoding protein yippee-like: MGRLFVISLEGSIYSCKHCQTHLAFADDIISKTFHCRHGKAYLFDKVVNITEGDQEERMMMTGMHTVVDIFCVGCGSILGWKYEYAHEKGQKYKEGKFILERGKVLGPDGSNYMGGQEAQAIGSDADDA; encoded by the exons ATGGGAAGGCTATTTGTGATCAGCCTTGAAGGAAGCATTTATAGCTGCAAACACTGCCAAACACATCTTGCTTTTGCTGATGATATCATTTCCAAG ACTTTTCATTGCAGGCATGGAAAGGCTTATCTCTTTGATAAGGT TGTGAACATCACAGAAGGAGACCAAGAAGAACGAATGATGATGACCGGAATGCACACTGTTGTTGACATATTCTGTGTTGGTTGTGGTTCGATTTTGGGTTGGAAATAC GAGTATGCGCACGAGAAAGGCCAGAAGTACAAAGAAGggaaattcatccttgagag GGGTAAGGTTTTGGGGCCTGATGGAAGCAACTACATGGGTGGTCAAGAAGCTCAAGCTATTGGAAGTGATGCTGATGATGCTTGA